A genomic region of Lodderomyces elongisporus chromosome 5, complete sequence contains the following coding sequences:
- the SCS7 gene encoding fatty acid alpha-hydroxylase (BUSCO:EOG09263KDI), with the protein MPRSLPLLASSEVAKHNTKNDCWVTLYQRKIYNVTGFLDEHPAGADIILPFAGKDITEIMADTTSHEHSESAYEMLDDEMLIGYMATEIEERELIENRNRTPVEMKLNESDDFDMYEFHDHLPPAEKLSIQTDFEEDAKKHKFLDLNKPLLMQLLRSNYSKEFYLDQVHRPRHYGKGSAPLFGNFLEPLSLTPWWVVPLVWLPPNMYLFYIGLTNQHPLIALSLWAMGLFVWTIVEYGLHRFVFHLDGYLPDHPVFLTLHFLLHGVHHYLPMDGYRLVLPPTLFIILAYPFYRLVFSIFPFYMACSGFAGGTLGYIMYDVTHYVLHHTHLPKYLQDLKTYHLEHHYKNYEMGFGVTSRFWDVIFNTEIESTYEKRN; encoded by the coding sequence ATGCCACGAAGTTTACCATTATTGGCAAGTTCGGAAGTTGCCAAACACAACACCAAAAATGACTGTTGGGTTACATTATACCAGAGAAAAATCTACAATGTTACTGGGTTTCTTGATGAGCATCCAGCCGGTGCCGACATCATCTTGCCCTTTGCCGGTAAGGATATCACGGAAATCATGGCAGACACCACTAGCCACGAACACTCTGAAAGCGCCTATGAAATGCTTGACGACGAAATGCTTATCGGCTACATGGCAACTGAAATTGAAGAGCGCGAGTTGATTGAGAATAGGAACAGAACCCCTGTAGAGATGAAGTTGAATGAGTCGGATGATTTTGACATGTATGAGTTCCATGACCATTTACCCCCAGCAGAGAAGTTATCTATTCAAACCGATTTTGAGGAAGATGCCAAAAAGCACAAGTTTTTGGACTTGAACAAACCATTGCTCATGCAATTACTTAGAAGTAACTATTCAAAGGAGTTTTATTTGGACCAGGTGCATAGACCTAGACATTACGGTAAAGGTTCTGCGCCATTGTTTGGGAACTTTTTGGAGCCACTCTCATTGACTCCGTGGTGGGTCGTGCCACTTGTTTGGCTTCCACCCAATATGTATTTATTCTACATTGGTTTGACCAATCAACATCCATTAATTGCATTGAGTTTATGGGCCATGGGATTGTTTGTGTGGACAATTGTTGAGTATGGTTTGCACAGATTTGTTTTCCACTTGGATGGATACTTGCCCGACCATCCTGTGTTTTTGACTTTACACTTTCTTCTACATGGTGTCCATCATTATTTGCCCATGGATGGATACAGATTGGTTTTGCCACCTACATTATTTATCATCTTGGCATACCCATTCTACAGATTGGTTTTCTCCATCTTTCCATTCTACATGGCATGCTCGGGATTTGCCGGTGGTACCTTGGGCTATATCATGTATGACGTTACTCACTATGTTTTGCACCACACCCATTTGCCCAAATACCTTCAAGACTTGAAGACGTACCATTTGGAGCACCACTACAAAAACTACGAAATGGGTTTTGGTGTCACATCAAGGTTCTGGGATGTGATTTTCAACACTGAGATTGAGAGCACATACGAAAAGAGAAACTAG